The DNA sequence aattaaaaaaagaataaaacaagtACATTTTGCCTAAGAAGCTCAATGAGTGAAATTAAGGGGTACATGGAGTGTGACATTTACCAAGtattaaaatataaaacatatacaccAGAAAGATATACCAGCAATAAATATTTGGTGAATGTCAAATtcgctgctttataaatatacccctaatTGTTTCAAATTGTACTGAAGTCACTAAACTTCCAATTTTTCTTCTAAAAAAAACCTGTAGTAATGGCGATATACAGGGCTGTTTCACACGGGTGGCCAGGAAGCAATAAAAACAGGTGTCTGAGCAGAGGTCTTAGCACCCCcagggccgtccacctaaattcTAACATTATAACTGAGCGGGGCATTAAACATGCCatggccatgatgctttgctttgCACCCACGGTAATTTTACATTGGCCTGCAGAGTTTGATAGTCAATGAGATCAATGGGAAGTCATTGGGAGCTCACTTCAACCAGGAGCCATAAAGCTTGGTTCGCGGTCTGGtgcaatttttttaacacaaaattctTCTTGAGAATAAAAAAGACAGACATTCAAGAGGTGCCAGGATCACCTCCTAAATGACTGTTGACCATTGCAATACCACCCAACTGAAAAGACATCTAGCTCAGCTTTTCAGAAAGCAGTAGGCACTGCCACTGGTGTGAAAGATCCCTTACTGAAAGAAATAACATGGCTAACATTATTCTCCTTCTCTTCTGAAAATGATAGTGGCCTGGTTATCATGAGGATCCAATGTCTTCAATTCTTCCTGGCATGGAACATATTCTGTATGTTGAACAAAGCTCTTTCTAACTTCGCTTGCTGCATGCTTGTCCTTTGTTGCTGACCTAAAAGTTAATGAAGCTAGAGTTAAAAAGatgattaggttttttttttgtagaaggagTTCAGCTATAACAGTCTACATATTTCTCTCGGCATAAGATTCCTTTAAAAAATGCTCATATTATCCAAAATGTAGGTCCATTCCTTATCTAGAAAGAGCTCAATTCCTATGGAAAACATGACGCAGGTGACAGTGTTTGTATTTTCTGGGCTAACCAATAGTGATAAATTAATCCCGTTCCTCTTCGCTTTTTTCTTGATGGTGTACCTTGTGACCATAATCGGAAACATTGGCATAATTAGTCTTGTCCTTGTTGCCTCCAAACTTCACACTCCAATGTATTACTTTTTGAGTAGCCTCTCAGCAGTTGACCTTTTCTACTCTACAGCTATTACTCCTAAATTGTTGTCTGACCTTTCATCTCCCAGGAAGACCATATCGTTTAATGGTTGTgccatacaatttttgttttttgctggccTAGCAGGAACGGAGGTTATCCTACTCTCCAGTATGTCCTATGATCGCTACACTGCTATCTGCTACCCTCTTCACTATGTTTCCATCATGACCAAAAGAAAATGTTTGTCTCTTGTTGGTTTCTCCTTCTTCATGGGCTTCCTCCAGTCAGTTGTACAGACCAGCTGCTTATTCAATCTCCATTACTGTGGTTCGAATCTTATAGACCATTTCTACTGTGACGTCCCTCCCATACTCCGGTTGTCT is a window from the Aquarana catesbeiana isolate 2022-GZ linkage group LG03, ASM4218655v1, whole genome shotgun sequence genome containing:
- the LOC141134311 gene encoding olfactory receptor 5AR1-like; the protein is MENMTQVTVFVFSGLTNSDKLIPFLFAFFLMVYLVTIIGNIGIISLVLVASKLHTPMYYFLSSLSAVDLFYSTAITPKLLSDLSSPRKTISFNGCAIQFLFFAGLAGTEVILLSSMSYDRYTAICYPLHYVSIMTKRKCLSLVGFSFFMGFLQSVVQTSCLFNLHYCGSNLIDHFYCDVPPILRLSCSKTLLCSMLTIVVVGCYCFYSLSTILVSYVFIFTTILRIKSSEGRQKAFSTCSSHLMCACVFFVSVFITYLNSPSSAWDNKNKVASVFYSVMTQMLNPLIYSLRNKEVKKAIMQAMCNNLHVFQIL